From the genome of Thermoanaerobaculia bacterium, one region includes:
- a CDS encoding ABC transporter ATP-binding protein: MAPASDRRDRGTDLTLDDIGKQFGDKRVLDGISFAVPKGEVLALLGPSGSGKTTLLRIVAGFETADRGSIRVGAQRIENLSPAKRDFGMVFQHYALFPHLSVGENVAFGLEARRFPKAQVEERVAVALASVDLVGFERRRISEISGGQQQRVALARALAPEPRVLLLDEPLSNLDPTLRERTRRELSATLRRIGITTLLVTHEQEEAFDLGDRVALLQGGRLEQLGTPHELYREPA, translated from the coding sequence GTGGCTCCAGCCAGTGATCGCAGGGATCGCGGGACTGACCTGACCCTCGACGACATCGGCAAGCAGTTCGGCGACAAACGGGTCCTCGACGGCATCTCGTTCGCCGTGCCGAAGGGCGAAGTGCTCGCCCTGCTCGGCCCCTCGGGGAGCGGCAAGACGACGCTGCTGCGCATCGTCGCCGGCTTCGAGACGGCCGATCGCGGCTCGATCCGCGTCGGCGCACAACGGATCGAGAACCTGTCGCCGGCCAAGCGCGATTTCGGCATGGTCTTCCAGCACTACGCCCTCTTTCCGCATCTCTCGGTGGGCGAGAACGTGGCGTTCGGGCTCGAAGCCCGCAGGTTCCCGAAGGCCCAGGTAGAGGAGCGCGTCGCAGTGGCACTCGCGAGCGTCGACCTCGTGGGGTTCGAGCGCCGGCGGATCTCCGAGATCTCGGGCGGGCAGCAGCAGCGCGTGGCCCTCGCGCGGGCCCTGGCGCCCGAACCGCGCGTCCTGCTCCTCGACGAGCCGCTCTCGAACCTCGACCCGACCCTGCGCGAACGGACCCGGCGCGAGCTCTCGGCGACCTTGCGGCGGATCGGCATCACGACCCTCCTCGTGACTCACGAGCAGGAGGAGGCGTTCGATCTCGGCGACCGCGTGGCGCTCCTCCAGGGCGGCCGACTCGAACAGCTCGGGACGCCGCACGAGCTCTATCGCGAACCGGC